The segment AGGCCCGCCCGTTGCCGTCCCGGGTGGCGGACAGCCCCCGCAGGTTCGCCGACGCCCTGCGCACCGGGCGGTCGCCGGGCCGGCTGTCCGCCCCGGAGACCAGCACGGCCGCGCGCGGCGCCTTCGACCAGGCCCTGCTGGACGCCGCGGTCGCCTTCGCCCGGCGGGAGCCGGAGCTGCGGCCAGGAGCGGAGCCCGCACCGTCCCCGTCGGGCCGTCCCGCCTGGATGGCCCGACCCGAGGCCGCGGTCCGCGGGGCGCTGGGTGCCGTCGGCGGACGGACGCGGCGCGGGCGCGGCCTGTTCGGCCCGGCCGGGCGGGACTACGGCCTGCGGGTCGCCGTCTGCATCGCCGCGAGCGTCGCCGTGGCGCTGCTGCTCCGCGCCGACCACTGGTACTGGCTCCCGGCGACCGTCACCTTCCTGGTGAAGCCGGACCTGGGCCCGCTCTTCTCCCGTACGGTCAACCGCTTCGCCGGGACCGTCGCGGGCGTGCTGGTCTTCGCCGGGGCGGGCCTGCTGCTGACCGGTACGTGGTGGCCCGCACTGGTGGCGGGCGCGGGTGGTGCGCTGCTGCCGTTCGCCACCCGCCACTTCGCCCTGCAGACCGTCGCGATCACCCTCATGGTGCTGTCGTTCGTGTACGTCAGCGGCGATCCGGAGGCCGCCGCCGAACGGATCGTGGACACCTCCATCGCCTGCGGCATCGTCCTCGTCGTCGGACATCTGCCCCGCCTCGCCGACCCGCGCCGCCGGGTCGGGCACCGCGTCACCTCGGCGCTGCGCAGCACCGAGCAGTTCCTGCGGCACGTCCTGGAGGCGGAACCGGGCGCGGACCCCACCCGGCGGCTGGCACTGCGCCGCGCCGCCTACCGGGCGCTGGGGGAGGCCAGGGCGGCGGCGGAGACCGCCGCGGCCGAACTCCTCGCCGCCCGTGACCGCAACCCCGACTGGTTGACCGTCGTCACCGCGGCCGAACGCATCGTGGACGCCGCGACCGCCTGCGCGGTTCGCCTCGACCATGGCGCGCACCGCCCGAGCCGGGCCGAGGCCGAGGGGCTGTGCCAGGCGCTGGCGGCGATGGCCGACGCCCTGGAGGACCCGCGCCGCCGGCCCGAGCCCGGCCCGTCCGCCCCTGACCTTCCGCCGGTCCCGGACTGCGCCACGCTCACGGATGTGGCCGTGGAACTGGAGCGGATCCGGGGGTACGCGGGGACGGGGTGAGCCGGGGTGTGCGGGGTCTGCGGGGTGGGCGGGGCCGGGACGTGCCCCCTCGGATCCCGGTCGCCGAGCGCGCCGAGCCCCGCGAGATCACCATTTGTGGGGACACTGGGCGGAAGCAGAGCCGCGGCTGAGCGGGACCGCGCCCGCATCGGCGGGGGGACGGGAAAGTCTCCGTCCGGTCCCGTGCTCCGCGCGCCGAGGAGAAGGAGGCAGCTGTGGCGCCCATGCGATGGGAGGCGTTTCTGGCACAGGTCCAGGAGCGCGGCGAGTACGAGTCACCGCAGGAAGCGGAGCGGGCGGCCCGCGTCGTCCTGGCCCTGCTGGGCGCGCATCTGGTCGGTGAGGAACGGGCCGAGCTGGCCGCCGAACTGCCGGAGACCTTCGCCCTGATCCTGCTCAACCCGCTCCGGGCCGCCGAGCCGCTGGACCCCGCACGGTTCGTCCGCGCCACGGCGGCCTGGATCGAGGGCGCCACCGAGGAGACCGCCAAGTGGGATGTCGGCGCCGTGCTCAGCGTCGTCGCCGACGCCGCTGACGAAGACCTCATGCAGCGTGTCCTGCTGCAACTGCCGCCGGACTTCGACCTCCTCTTCGGCCACCCCCGGTCGGTATGACCACGGCGTGCGGGCCCCCTCCCCGCTGACGGGGCGGGGGCCCGTGTCATGAGCCGCCCTCCTCTCCGGGCCGTCGCAGAAGGGGCGACCGGTGGCTCACCGCCCCCGTCGGTCGTCCGCCGGTTCGCCCGCTGTCGTGGAGGGGGCTTCGGAGTCATCCGTACGGGACGGCCGGGCCACCCGGCGCGGGGTGGTGGCAGACCCGCGCCGGGTCACGCGGGCCAGGCCCCCGACGACTAGGGCGAGCGCCGTCAGCAGGGCGCTCACCCATAGCGGCGAGCGGAAGCCGAGCCCCGCGGTGAGCGCGGCGCCGCCGCACCAGGGGCCGAGCGCCGCGCCCACGTTGAGGGCCGCCGTGGCGAACCCGCCGCCCAGGGTCGGCGCCCCGGTCGCCGCGTAGAGGGCCTGTGAGACGAGGGTGGAGCCGACGGCGAACGACAGCGCCCCCTGGACGAAGAGGAGCACGAGCACGGCGACGGGGCTGCCGGCCGTGAGCGCCGTGGCGAGCCAGCCGGCGAGCAGGGCCGGTCCGCCGAGCGCCAGGAGGCGGAGGGGGCGGGCATCGGCCAGGCGCCCGGCCACGCTGACCCCGACGAAGGACCCCAGGCCGAAGAGCGCCAGCAGGGCGGGCACCCAGCCGGCGCCGAGTCCGGTGACCTCGGTGACCAGCGGCGCGAGATAGGTGAAGGCGCAGAAGGTCGCGCCGTTCACCAGGGCGCCGAGGAGCAGCAGCACCACGAGCCGGGGGCTGCGCAGGGCGCGCAGTTCGGCAACGGCGCGGGGGCCGCCCGCGACGGACCGCGGGGCGGGGTCGGCGGGTACCGACCACAGGATCGCGAGGACGGCGGGTACCGAGACCAGCGCCACCGCCCAGAACGCCGAGCGCCAGCCCCACAGCTCACCGAGCAGCGCACCGGCGGGCACGCCCGCGACACACGCCATGGTGGTGCCTCCGAGCAGGACGGAGGTGGCGCGGCCCTTGGCGTCGGGGGCGACCAGCGAGGTCGCGGTCGCCAGGGCCACCGCCAGGAACCCGGCGTTGGCCAGCGCCGCGACGAACCGGGTGGCCAGCAGGACTCCGTAGTCCGGGGTGACCGCCCCGAGGACATGGACGAGCAGGAACGTGACCAGGAAGGCCAGCAGCGCGCGACGCGGCGGCCGGCGCAGGCTCAGCAGCGCCAGCAGCGGCGCGCCGATCACCATTCCCACGGCGAAGGCCGAGGTCAGCGCTCCGGCGGCGGAGAGCGAGATATTCAGCTCACGGGCGATGTCCGGCAGCAGGCCGGACAGCATGAACTCGGAGGTGCCTTGGGCGAACACCGCAAGGCCGAGCATGGAGAGAACGAAGGGCACAGCAACACTCCGCAACCACAGGGTGGATCGACAGGGCGCGACGGCAGACGCAGCGGTGCCCGTGCGGAGGCGAAGGAGCGAACCGTCCGGCGCAGGGCACGCGTGGCTACCGCGCGAAAGGACCTGGGACGTCAGAGATATGACGCAGCATCAGGTGAGAAAACAGCCCGTACTACGGCGAGCCGGTGGCAGGAAGCGTGCCAGGTGGCGCGCGTCGAGGAGGCGACGGCGCGACCGCGAGACAGTGCAAGGAGCCACCGGACGGCCGGTGGCTAGCGTCTTGATGCCTCGGGGCTGGACATGCGGGCAGACTAATCGAGCCGGCCGGCCCCGTCCACGCAATTTAGCGGCGGCGGTCGGCGGCGGCGGTCGGCGGCGACTCCGCCGACCGCCTCGCCCTGTCGCTCAGCCGCGGGGTATCAGTGCGAAGACCTCGATCCAGAAGCGCTGGACCTCGCTCGACGCCCCCACGAGGTAGGTGGAACGCAGCTTCGGCGGGAGCAGGGCCACCAGCCGGGCCACCGCCGCCTGATGCTGCTTCAGCTGCGACAACTCCGCGTTGGCCAGGACCTGGTGGACCAGATCGCTGTCGTTCGAGCCCTCGCTCGACGCACGCGCCGCCGTCCGCAGCCGCGTCTCCCAGGCGTCGACCTCCTGGGCCAGCTCGCGCAGGCCGGTGACCGGGCGGTTGCTGAGCCGGTCGAGGAGGGCGGTCAGCGACACCGGGGCGTATTCACCGTCACCGAGATAGACGGTGCCCATCTCCAGCGGCAGTCCGCGCTGGTGGAGTTTGATCAGCCGCTCCAGGGTGCGCTTGGTGATCCAGGCCCGGCCGTCCTCGTCGATGTCGTGCTTCCACCACTCCAGGACCGTCTCGGCGACGGCACCGTACTTCGCGATCAGCCACTCGTTGGCCGGGATGTCGCCCGGCTCGACGGTCAGCGAGACAGTGAAGCGGGTCGCCTGCGCGATGTTGTTCCGGGCGACCAGAAGCTTGCGGCCCAGGTGATACGGCGGGTTCTGCACCGCGATCTGCGCCCGCAGATTCTCGATCCGGCGGCCCGCCAGGGACCACTCCTGAGTGATCTCCATCAGCTTGGCGAACGCTGCCTTGTCCTTGGGGCGGTTGTACTCGTCCCACACGATCGCCTTCGGCTCCGGACCCAGGAACGATCCGGCCAGGAGGTTGTCCAGGGAGCCGTCGGTGGTCGGGATCGGTGCGCAGAGGTCTTCGACATTGGTCACCGGCATCGAGAAATACAGCGGCGCGCGCCCGTCGAGGCCCTCGCGGACGGTCTCGCGGACCAGCTCCGTCTTGCCGCACCCGGGCGGCCCCTGCAACAGCACCGACCAGCGGTTACGCAGTGCCGCACGCACCACGGCCCGTACCGGATCGGGGAGGGTGGCGGGGTTGGCGGCGCCCACCGCCGCCGCGATCCGGTCCAGCACCTCGGTCGTACGGTCCTTGCCCGGCCTGCCGTTGTCCTTCTGCTCGGCCAGCCGCAGCCGCTCGCCTTTGACCAGCGGCAGCCCCCAGCGCAGCGGGAAGCCCTCCCGGGCGTTGGCCAGGATGTGGTCGAGGGTGCGCGGGGAGAGCAGCTCGCGCAGGGCCGGGGCGAGGGTGGCCCAGAGGGTGAAGACCTCGCGCAGATTCCAGTCGCGGTACTTCGCCGCGAGCTGCTGCCGCCAGGACGTGTCGTTGGCGGTGATCCGGATCGTCACCATGCGGTCCAGGACGGCCAGATCGCTGCGCCGGGCCGCCGTCTCCGCCAGCGATTCGTTGTCCGTCAGGAAGACGCCGATGCAGCCCAGCTCCCGCAGGTCGTACTCGCCCAGCGTCCAGTTGCAGGCGATCTGCATCAGCTGTGACTGGATCGTCGCACCGGCCTGGAGCGAGTCGTCGATCAGCAGCACGAACGGCTTGCCGGGCCGCAGCTGGCTCATCACCAGCTGCCGCAGCACCAGTTCGCCCGTCTTGGCGTCGCGCACCGGCGCGTTGGCGAGCAGATCGTCCGGGGTGAGATTGGCGGCCGGCACGAAGACCAGCTCGGCATCCGGGTACGCCGTGGGCAGATGGGAGAAGAAGGTGGCCGTTTTGCCGATGCCGTGCTCGCCGAAGATCTGGCCGGTCTGACCCATGTCGATCATCGCGTCGATGAACGACTCCAGCCGGGAGACCCCCGGCCGGCCCTCCGGGGGCTCGGGGTAGGTGGCGCTGGGCCGCCATCCCGCGGGGCGGGGCGGCGGGGTCTGCGCGGTGGCCACGGCCCCCGGAGGTGCCGCGGTCGGCGTGGTCGTGCTCATCGGTCTCCTGTCGTCACACGGTGGCAGGCCATCGGCGGGGTGTGGTGGTCGGGCCAGTCGTTGCCGCCCGGCGTGATCAGCCAGATCCATTTGTCCGGCTCGGCGGGGGTGATGTGCGGGGCGTAGCCGTCGGTGAGCATCACCACGGCGTCCGGTATCTCCTCGAAGCCGCGGCCGTCGACCGTCGTGCGCCCCTCGACGTAGTCGGCCACCGCCTGGAAGCTCGTGCCTCCGCCGCCGTACACCTTCTCGCCGGGGTGGAACGGCATCACCGCACCGTCGAACGACAGCCAGTGGGCGGTCACCCCGTCGATCTGGCCCACCAGCTCCGTCAGCCAGTCGACCACCGCATCGGGCATCGACCCCGAGGTGTCGTACGCGATCACGAGGTTCTTCTCCCGCACCGGGCCGCACCGCGACAGCATCGGATCGTGGCCCAGCGCCGCCAGCAGGGCGCCGCGCTTCTTCGGATAGACCAGCCGCTCGCCCTCCCGCAGCTTGGACGCGAGGACATCGACCAGCCAGCGCTGCCACCAGTCGACCTTCCCCGTCCGCGGGGTCCTGCCGCGCAGCGCCCCCGCGCCCAGCCGCCCCCACACCCGGCTCGCATGCTCCGAGGTGCCGTCCGTACGGTCCATCAGATCGAGCAGTTCCCGCTCCGCGCCCGGGTGTCCGCGCCGCGCCGCCAGCAGGGAGTTGACCAGCGCGGAGGACACCGTCTCGTCGAGGGTCGGCTGATCGCCGTCCGCCGTCTCCGGGTCCGTGAGATGCACACAGGACACCGTGGGAACGGGCGGCTGCCGCATGCGCTTGAGCTCGGAGAACACGGTCATGTCGGTCTCGACGAAGGCGTCGTAGCCGAGGGGTTCGAGTCCCTGGGCCGTCAGATCGCCCGCGTAGTCCCGGTGGATCTCGCGCGGGTCGACCCCCGTGGGCCGGCCGTCGAGCTGCGGCAGCTCCTTGCGGCCGAGCCGGACCAGGGCGACATGGTTGATGGCGACCTCGGCGGCGAGGGTGAAGACGGGGTCCGCGCGCAGCTCGGGATCGGCGAACAGATGACGGTGCACCAGATGCCGCGCCTCATGGAAGAGGACGAACTTCACGCCCTCCAGGCCCAGCCGGACGAAGAAGCCGGGGTTGTAGAGCAGCGGACAGCTGCCGTCCCCGGAGGCCACCACGGCCGCGGTCGGCACGGCCGTCGTCGGGATCTGGTGGTGGCACTTGGCGTAGATCCAGGACGCCACCACGGATTCCGTCAGCCCGAAATCCAGCAGCGCGGCTTCCTTCAGCCGCCGCGCCTCCGCGACCACGTCCGGTGCCGCCGGGTGCCAGCTCTCCAGGGCCCGCCGGTCGGTCAGATCAACCACCGGCCGGTGCCCCACCGTTGTCGTGTCGTACGCCATGCCCCGCCCCCGTTCTCAGCTGCCTCCTTTCGTATCAGGAGGCACTGACAACGGAGCACGGCGGGAGGTGCCACGAGGGGAGCGAGGGCCGGCGCACCGGCGGCAGCGGGACCGGCCCGCTGCCGCCGGACACCGTACGGCTGCCTCAGCGGCCGCCGCGGTCCTTGCCCAGGAGCCCGGCCCGCCGCAGGGCGTCCGCCATCGCGTCGTTGGCCGGTCCGGCGTCGCGGCCGCCCCTGCGGTCACCGCCGCGCGGTCCGCCGCCGCCCTGCCGCTGCCGCGGCGCACCGCCCCGGCCGCCCTCACGCGGCGCACCGCCCCGGCCGCCCTCGCGCGCTCCGCCGCCGTTGCCGCCCCGGCGCTCGCCGCCACCGCGCCGCTCGCCGCCGCCACCGCCCGCCGAGGCGCCCTTGCCGTGCTCATCGTCCAGCCGCAGCGTCAGCGAGATCCGCTTCCGCGGAATGTCGACATCGAGCACCTTCACGCGCACGATGTCGCCCGGCTTCACCACGTCCCGCGGGTCCTTGACGAAGGTCTTCGACATCGCCGAGACATGCACCAGACCGTCCTGGTGGACGCCCACGTCCACGAACGCCCCGAAGGCGGCGACATTGGTCACCACACCCTCCAGGAGCATCCCCGGCTCCAGGTCGCCGATCTTCTCCACGCCTTCCTTGAAGGTCGCGGTCTTGAAGACCGGGCGCGGGTCGCGGCCCGGCTTCTCCAGCTCCTGGAGGATGTCGCTCACCGTCGGCAGTCCGAAGGAGTCATCGACGAAGTCCGCGGCCTTCAGGGTGCGCAGCACCGCCGTGTTGCCGATCAGCGAACCGACCGCGGTATCCGCCGACTTCACCATCCGGCGCACCACGGGGTACGCCTCGGGGTGCACGCTGGAGGCGTCCAGCGGGTCGTCGCCGCCCCGGATCCGCAGGAAGCCCGCGCACTGCTCGTACGCCTTCGGGCCGAGCCGCGCCACGTCCTTGAGCGCCTTGCGGGAGCGGAAGGGGCCGTTGTTGTCCCGGTGCGTGACGATGTTCTCGGCGAGCCCGGAGCCGATGCCCGAGACCCGCGAAAGCAGCGGCGCCGAGGCGGTGTTGACGTCCACGCCGACGCCGTTCACACAGTCCTCGACCACCGCGTCCAGCGAACGCGACAGCTTCACCTCGGACAGATCGTGCTGGTACTGGCCCACGCCGATCGACTTCGGGTCGATCTTGACCAGCTCGGCCAGCGGGTCCTGGAGGCGCCGGGCGATGGACACCGCACCGCGCAGCGAGACATCCAGCTCGGGCAGCTCCTGCGAGGCGAACGCGGAGGCGGAGTACACCGAGGCACCGGCCTCGGACACCATCACCTTCGTCAGCTTCAGCTCCGGCTGGGCGGCGATCAGATCGGCCGCCAGCTTGTCGGTCTCGCGGGAGGCGGTGCCGTTGCCGATCGCGATCAGCTCGACGTCGTGCTCGCGGGCCAGCTTCGCCAGCGTGGCCAGTGAGGCATCCCACTTCTGCTGCGGTACATGGGGGTAGATGGTCTCCGTGGCGGCCACCTTGCCGGTCGCGTCCACGACGGCCACCTTCACGCCCGTACGGAAACCGGGGTCCAGTCCCATCGTGGCGCGCGTACCGGCGGGCGCAGCCAGCAGCAGATCGCGCAGGTTCGAGGCGAAGACCCGGACCGCCTCGTCCTCGGCGGCCTGCCGCAGGCGCAGCCGCAGATCGATCCCGAGGTGCACCTGCACCCGGGTGCGCCAGGCCCAGCGGACGGTGTCCTGAAGCCACTTGTCGCCCGGACGGCCCCGGTCGGTGATGCCGAAGCGGTGCGCGATGGACTGCTCGTAGGAGCTCGGCCCCTCGGTGGCCGCCGACGGGTCCTCCGGCTCCAGGTTGAGATCGAGGATCTCCTCCTTCTCGCCGCGGAACATCGCCAGCACCCGGTGGGAGGGCAGTTCGGTGAACGGCTCGGCGAAGTCGAAGTAGTCGGCGAACTTCGCGCCGGCCTCCTCCTTGCCCTCGCGTACCTTCGCCGCCACCCGCCCGCGCGACCACATCCGTTCGCGCAGCTCACCGATCAGGTCCGCGTCCTCGCCGAACCGCTCGGTCAGGATGGCCCGCGCGCCCTCCAGGGCGGCGGCCGGATCGGCGACACCCTTGTCGGCGTCCACGAACGCCGCGGCCGCCGCGGCCGGTTCCACCGAGGGGTCGCTCAGCAGCCCGTCGGCGAGCGGCTCCAGGCCCGCCTCCCGCGCGATCTGTGCCTTGGTGCGGCGCTTGGGCTTGAACGGGAGGTAGATGTCCTCCAGCCGTGCCTTGGAGTCGGCGCCGCGGATCTGCGCCTCCAGGGCGGCGTCCAGCTTGCCCTGGGACCGTACGGACTCCAGGATCGCGGCCCGCCGCTCCTCCAGCTCCCGCAGATAGCGCAGCCGTTCCTCGAGCGAGCGCAGCTGCGCGTCGTCGAGCATCTCGGTGGCTTCCTTGCGGTAGCGCGCGATGAACGGGACGGTCGAGCCGCCGTCGAGCAGTTCGACCGCGGACTTCACCTGCCGCTCCTTGACGCCGAGCTCCCCGGCGATCCTCGCTTCGATGGACCCGAGGGCCCCGATGGGCTCAGTGGATGCCGTCACGTTGATCCAGACCCGCCTTCCAGCGCTTGCTTGAGCCTGCATTGTGCCGGGTGGCGGGCCGGACTGTCGCGCCGCCCAGCCGCCGGGGGTGTCCGTGACCTCACCTCGTCCGCCCGGAAACCGGGAGGGACGCGCTGATACCCCCGGCGCCGGGGTGCGCGAAGACCTCGCACACCCCGGCGACCGCGGGGCACCGCTTCTGAGGGTGCGTTACGTACAGGAACGTGCCGATACGTTCCGGATCACCTGCCGAACAGCACTGCGGGGAAGGCCCCGGCGTTCATGGCCGTGGTGGTGAAGCCGGTCGCCAGCTCGGTGAGCCGGGCCACGCCCTCGGCGCCCAGGTGCTCGTACGGGGCCCGGTCCAGCCGGTCGGTGGTCCGCTCCAGCTCCTTGCGCAGCAGGACTCCGGCCTCGGTCAGCTCGCCCCCGCCGTCCAGGAGGCCGCGCGACCGCAGCCGCTCCTGCGCGGCCTGCCAGTCCTCCTCCGCCCAGCCTCGGGTCGCCATGATGCCCTGGTGACTCATGCCCCGGCCGGTGGCCGTGTGGGTGACCAGCGCCTCCAGGCCGTCGAGTTCGGCGTTCAGCAGCGCTATCAGGTGGCCGTCGCCGCGGTGTTCGCGCAGCAGCGTCGCGGCGTGCCAGTAGGCCAGATGCGGGGCCTGGGGCACCGGCAGATCGGCGTGCGCGGCGTACAGCGGCCGGGCCCGGCGGGTGCAGGCCTCGGCGGCGTGCAGCGCCAGCTTCGCCGCCTCGGCCATCTCCGGCGACTCGACGGCCTCGGTACCGAGCAGCCGGCGCAGCGTGGCGTCCACGGCGCGCAGCCGGGCGTCGAGCACCTGCTGGGGCGTGGTGACGGACCAGATGTGCGGGACGTGCTGGGCGATGAGCTCGTGCTTGAAGTTGTAGAAGGTCGCCGTGATCGTGCCGGGGCCCACGGCACCCATGGCCGCGCCACGACAGGCGAAGTAGGCGGCGCTGCGGTTGTCGAGGCCGAGCTTCGCCATCTCCTCGGACAGCTCCGGCGCGAAGTAGTGCGTGGAGTGGAACGGGTTGACGACGTTGTGGCAGGTGCGGCCGGCCTTCTCGGGCAGTGCACTCGTAGCAGTCATGGCAGCAGGTTACCGACCGCTCGGTATGAGGCTAGGGGGAGGGTGCCTCCGGTGGGTCGGGGAAGGTCGCGATGGCAGTAAAGGTGGGATATCCGTCATTGCCGCCACCCGCGTGACTGTCCAGGATGGACGGCATGGAACCGCGCGATGTGCTGGTCGTCCTCTTCGACGGCCTCCAGAGCCTCGATCTGACCGGACCGGTCGAAGTCTTCGACGGTGCGAACCATGGCGCCCCGGGCGCCTACCGGATCCGCACCGCGAGCCTGGACGGCGGCCCGGTCCGTACCTCCAGCGGTCTGACGCTCACCCCGGACCTCGCGCTCACCGACACCGCACCGCCGCACACCCTCCTGGTACCCGGCGGCGAAGGCACCGGCCACCCCGACCCGCGGCTGATCGACTGGCTGCGGACGCACGCCCCGCGCGCCCGCCGCAAGGTCTCGGTGTGCAGTGGCGCACTCCTGCTGGCCGAGGCCGGGCTGCTGGACGGGCGCCGGGCGACGACCCACTGGATGCTCTGCGACACCCTCGCCGAGCGCTTCCCCGCGGTGCGTGTCGAACCCGAGCCGATCTATGTACGGGACGGCGACCTGGCCACCTCCGCGGGCGTCACCGCCGGTATCGACCTCGCGCTGGCCCTCGTGGAGGAGGATCTCGGCCGGGACCTCGCCCTGACCATCGCCCGGCATCTGGTCGTCTTCCTGCGGCGTCCCGGCAACCAGACCCAGTTCAGCGCCCAGCTCGCCGCCCAGACCGCACAGCGCCGGCCACTGCGTGACGTCCAGCAGTGGATCACCGACAACCCGGCGGCGGACCTCTCCGTCGACGCCCTCGCCGCCCGCGCCCTGCTCTCCCCGCGGCACTTCGCCCGGGCGTTCCGCGAGGAGACCGGCATGACACCGGGCCGCTATGTCGACCGGGTGCGGCTGGAGGCCGCCCGGCGGTGCCTGGAGGACACCACCGACGGCATCGGGCAGGTGGCGCGCCGCTGCGGCTACGGCACCCCCGAGGCGATGCGCCGCGCCTTCCTCCGCGTCCTGGGCGCCTCACCGGCCGAATACCGCCGCCGTTTCCAGCCGGCCTCACCACCCGTACCCACCCCCTGAACCCCGCCGGCCGCCACGAACCCACCGCGCCGGCCCCATCCACCGACGACAGGAACCGAAGATGCAGCTCGCGATCCTTCTCTACGACCGCTTCACCACGCTGGACGCCGTCGGCCCCTACGAAACCCTCAGCCGGCTGCCGGGCGCGGAGGCGGTGTTCGTCGGCGAGCGCACCGGCCCGTACCGCAACGACCTCGGCTCGCTCGGACTGGCCGCCGACGCCACGCTGGACGAGGTCACCGCGCCGGACATCCTCGTCGTGCCGGGCGGCCCCGGGCAGCTCGCGCACATGACGGACGGCCCGCTGCACGAGTGGATCCGCGCCGTGGACGCCCACACCACCTGGACCACCTCGGTGTGCACCGGTTCGCTGATCCTCGCCGCCGCCGGTCTGCTCACGGGGCGCCGGGCGACCTCCCACTGGCTGGCACTGGACCAGCTGCCCGCCCTCGGCGCCGAGCCGACGGGGGAGCGGGTGGTCTTCGACGGCAAGTACGTCACGGCGGCCGGTGTCTCGTCCGGTATCGACATGGGGCTGACGCTGGCCGGCCGGATCGCCGGGGACACCGTGGCCCAGACGATCCAGCTCGGCATCGAGTACGACCCGCAGCCGCCCTACGACGCGGGCTCCCCGGAGAAGGCGCCGGCCGAGGTCACCGCGGCGCTGCGAGAGCAGAGCCGGTCCGTGCTGACCGGGCAGGAGTAGGGCGGCCGCCGCCCGGCTCCCCGGGCCCCCGGCGGTCAGTCCGTGGGCCAGGTGAACCGCGGCGCCCGGCGCTCCAGGAAGGCGGCGGCACCCTCCGCGGTGTCGCCGCTCGCGCGCGCCTGCGCGGCCCAGTACGCGCCGCGCTCCTCGGCCTCGGCGGGCGGTACGTCCCAGGTCCCGTTGGCCAGCTCCTTCGCCGCGGTCTGGGTGAGCAGCGACCGGCTCGCGAGGACGGCCGAGAACTCCGCCACCCGCTTGCCCAGCTCACCCTCGGCCAGCACCTCGTCCACCAGGCCCGTACGCAGCGCCCGCGCACAGTCGATCAACTCCCCGGAGAACAACAGGTACTTGGCGGCGGAGAGCCCGACCAGCCGGACCAGCCGCCGGGTGGCGGACGCCGGATAGGCCACCCCGAGCTTGGCCGGCGTCACCCCGAACAGCGCGCCCTCCTCCGCGAAGCGCAGATCACACGCGGCCGCCAACTGCGCCCCGCCCCCCACGCAGTAGCCACGTATCGCCGCCAGCGTCGGCCCGGGAAACGCCGCCAGCGCCTCCTCGGCCGCCACCGCCAGGCCCTGCGACTCACCCGCCCCCTCCCGCAGCGTGCCGATGTCCGCCCCCGCGCAGAACGTCCCGCCCTCGCCCGTCAGCACCAGCGACCGGACGGCACGATCACCCGCCAGCCGCTCCAGCAACGGCGGCACATCCCGCCACATCTGCACCGTCATCGCATTCCGCTTGCCGGTGTTGCT is part of the Streptomyces platensis genome and harbors:
- a CDS encoding DUF2267 domain-containing protein; the encoded protein is MRWEAFLAQVQERGEYESPQEAERAARVVLALLGAHLVGEERAELAAELPETFALILLNPLRAAEPLDPARFVRATAAWIEGATEETAKWDVGAVLSVVADAADEDLMQRVLLQLPPDFDLLFGHPRSV
- a CDS encoding DUF2201 family putative metallopeptidase, giving the protein MAYDTTTVGHRPVVDLTDRRALESWHPAAPDVVAEARRLKEAALLDFGLTESVVASWIYAKCHHQIPTTAVPTAAVVASGDGSCPLLYNPGFFVRLGLEGVKFVLFHEARHLVHRHLFADPELRADPVFTLAAEVAINHVALVRLGRKELPQLDGRPTGVDPREIHRDYAGDLTAQGLEPLGYDAFVETDMTVFSELKRMRQPPVPTVSCVHLTDPETADGDQPTLDETVSSALVNSLLAARRGHPGAERELLDLMDRTDGTSEHASRVWGRLGAGALRGRTPRTGKVDWWQRWLVDVLASKLREGERLVYPKKRGALLAALGHDPMLSRCGPVREKNLVIAYDTSGSMPDAVVDWLTELVGQIDGVTAHWLSFDGAVMPFHPGEKVYGGGGTSFQAVADYVEGRTTVDGRGFEEIPDAVVMLTDGYAPHITPAEPDKWIWLITPGGNDWPDHHTPPMACHRVTTGDR
- a CDS encoding FUSC family protein, which translates into the protein MLRAPRAVPAWLAHPFRWQRLPVPWAAVARGALCAGPLLGAGVATGHPAPGVLAGLGSMLAGVNDRPGTRRTGIVHIGLPALASALGMLIGASLQAADAGWWLLPALFAVGFVSGAGSVAGPVRSNAGMQMLATTVLGAGMPLPGAPWAKALYVLAGCLWLLLLRLVLRPPRPTGGALSGERAAVATVFDALADALSAVGGPGAEPARRRLTAALDRADEAVRLRLLTSRLLRRSARTEELLLTERFAAATALCEASVALLWEARPLPSRVADSPRRFADALRTGRSPGRLSAPETSTAARGAFDQALLDAAVAFARREPELRPGAEPAPSPSGRPAWMARPEAAVRGALGAVGGRTRRGRGLFGPAGRDYGLRVAVCIAASVAVALLLRADHWYWLPATVTFLVKPDLGPLFSRTVNRFAGTVAGVLVFAGAGLLLTGTWWPALVAGAGGALLPFATRHFALQTVAITLMVLSFVYVSGDPEAAAERIVDTSIACGIVLVVGHLPRLADPRRRVGHRVTSALRSTEQFLRHVLEAEPGADPTRRLALRRAAYRALGEARAAAETAAAELLAARDRNPDWLTVVTAAERIVDAATACAVRLDHGAHRPSRAEAEGLCQALAAMADALEDPRRRPEPGPSAPDLPPVPDCATLTDVAVELERIRGYAGTG
- a CDS encoding ATP-binding protein is translated as MSTTTPTAAPPGAVATAQTPPPRPAGWRPSATYPEPPEGRPGVSRLESFIDAMIDMGQTGQIFGEHGIGKTATFFSHLPTAYPDAELVFVPAANLTPDDLLANAPVRDAKTGELVLRQLVMSQLRPGKPFVLLIDDSLQAGATIQSQLMQIACNWTLGEYDLRELGCIGVFLTDNESLAETAARRSDLAVLDRMVTIRITANDTSWRQQLAAKYRDWNLREVFTLWATLAPALRELLSPRTLDHILANAREGFPLRWGLPLVKGERLRLAEQKDNGRPGKDRTTEVLDRIAAAVGAANPATLPDPVRAVVRAALRNRWSVLLQGPPGCGKTELVRETVREGLDGRAPLYFSMPVTNVEDLCAPIPTTDGSLDNLLAGSFLGPEPKAIVWDEYNRPKDKAAFAKLMEITQEWSLAGRRIENLRAQIAVQNPPYHLGRKLLVARNNIAQATRFTVSLTVEPGDIPANEWLIAKYGAVAETVLEWWKHDIDEDGRAWITKRTLERLIKLHQRGLPLEMGTVYLGDGEYAPVSLTALLDRLSNRPVTGLRELAQEVDAWETRLRTAARASSEGSNDSDLVHQVLANAELSQLKQHQAAVARLVALLPPKLRSTYLVGASSEVQRFWIEVFALIPRG
- a CDS encoding Cmx/CmrA family chloramphenicol efflux MFS transporter — protein: MPFVLSMLGLAVFAQGTSEFMLSGLLPDIARELNISLSAAGALTSAFAVGMVIGAPLLALLSLRRPPRRALLAFLVTFLLVHVLGAVTPDYGVLLATRFVAALANAGFLAVALATATSLVAPDAKGRATSVLLGGTTMACVAGVPAGALLGELWGWRSAFWAVALVSVPAVLAILWSVPADPAPRSVAGGPRAVAELRALRSPRLVVLLLLGALVNGATFCAFTYLAPLVTEVTGLGAGWVPALLALFGLGSFVGVSVAGRLADARPLRLLALGGPALLAGWLATALTAGSPVAVLVLLFVQGALSFAVGSTLVSQALYAATGAPTLGGGFATAALNVGAALGPWCGGAALTAGLGFRSPLWVSALLTALALVVGGLARVTRRGSATTPRRVARPSRTDDSEAPSTTAGEPADDRRGR